A window of the Lactuca sativa cultivar Salinas chromosome 5, Lsat_Salinas_v11, whole genome shotgun sequence genome harbors these coding sequences:
- the LOC111920888 gene encoding uncharacterized protein LOC111920888: MTMTMTMSIRFPSISFSLSPFLSLYRTRSRLLPLCPLVRSSVLLSHWAIRLTTFIAGLLTTFTACRLSNHQSLSVIGKTGFPCNNLVHFFKLLSIEIISRYCNRTSSRSFPLHLSASRIQLA, encoded by the exons ATGACAATGACAATGACAATGTCAATTAGATTTCCCTCTATCTCATTTTCACTTTCCCCTTTTCTTTCATTGTATCGCACCCGCTCCCGCCTCCTACCTTTATGCCCGCTGGTTCGATCCTCCGTTCTTCTCTCTCATTGGGCGATTCGCTTGACGACCTTCATCGCCGGTCTCCTCACGACCTTCACCGCCTGCCGCCTCAGCAACCACCAATCG TTGTCTGTAATCGGTAAGACAGGGTTCCCTTGTAACAATCTTGTCCATTTTTTTAAGCTGTTATCGATTGAAATCATCTCAAG GTATTGTAATCGAACCAGTTCACGTTCTTTTCCTCTCCATCTGTCTGCCTCTCGAATCCAG CTAGCATAA